A single region of the Gracilibacillus caseinilyticus genome encodes:
- a CDS encoding toxic anion resistance protein, producing the protein MNKEEHNLMNDLLDNPFAEHKKETATEVPEENKLIDVLPEEDQERARSLATQIDPKNHKAIISYGTQAQTKLLSFSHSMLDHVQKKDVGEVGQVISDLMKKFNEINPDDLKPEKQNVLKRLFGKLSSSVQETLSKYQKTGAQIDRITVKLERNKEGLLSDISMLEKLYEHNKEYFKGLNVYIAAGELKMEELQEKEIPALRKTAESTNDQMKYQEVNDLIQFTDRLEKRLHDLKLSRQITIQSAPQIRLIQNTNQVLVEKIQSSILTAIPLWKNQIAIALTMFRQQHAVEAQKQVSKTTNDLLLKNAEMLKTNTVETAKLNEQGLVDIETLKTTQENLVSTLEEVFKIQEDGRRKRLEAEQEISTMENEMKQRLLQVKDSN; encoded by the coding sequence ATGAATAAAGAAGAACATAATTTGATGAATGACTTATTGGACAATCCATTTGCTGAGCATAAAAAGGAGACAGCTACAGAAGTTCCTGAAGAGAATAAACTGATTGACGTGCTTCCAGAAGAAGATCAGGAAAGAGCTCGTTCACTTGCCACGCAGATTGATCCAAAGAATCATAAAGCGATCATTTCCTACGGTACACAGGCACAGACCAAGTTATTATCCTTTTCCCATTCGATGCTCGACCATGTCCAGAAGAAAGATGTCGGGGAAGTCGGTCAGGTGATCAGTGACTTAATGAAGAAATTCAACGAGATCAACCCGGACGATTTGAAGCCGGAGAAACAAAATGTCCTGAAACGCTTATTCGGCAAGCTCTCCAGCTCGGTACAAGAAACACTGTCAAAATATCAAAAAACCGGTGCCCAAATTGACCGGATAACGGTGAAGCTCGAACGTAATAAAGAGGGACTGTTATCTGATATCTCGATGCTGGAAAAACTTTATGAACACAACAAGGAATATTTCAAAGGATTAAATGTCTACATTGCAGCCGGCGAACTGAAAATGGAGGAATTGCAGGAAAAAGAAATACCAGCTTTAAGAAAAACAGCTGAATCGACAAATGATCAGATGAAATATCAGGAAGTGAATGACCTGATTCAATTTACTGATCGTCTGGAAAAACGACTGCATGATTTGAAATTAAGTCGTCAAATTACGATTCAGAGTGCACCACAAATACGGTTAATCCAAAATACAAACCAGGTGCTGGTGGAAAAGATTCAATCATCGATACTCACAGCAATTCCATTATGGAAGAACCAAATCGCCATCGCGTTAACGATGTTCCGTCAGCAGCATGCCGTTGAAGCGCAGAAACAGGTTTCAAAAACAACAAATGACCTTTTGCTGAAGAATGCGGAGATGTTGAAAACCAATACGGTGGAAACCGCCAAGCTGAACGAGCAAGGCCTTGTTGATATTGAAACGTTAAAAACAACGCAGGAGAATTTGGTTTCCACACTGGAAGAAGTATTCAAGATACAGGAAGATGGACGCAGAAAACGCTTGGAAGCAGAGCAAGAGATTAGTACGATGGAAAATGAGATGAAGCAGAGATTACTGCAGGTTAAGGACAGCAATTAG
- a CDS encoding 5-bromo-4-chloroindolyl phosphate hydrolysis family protein, with the protein MYKLLTVVIGIFIAVPVMITTWFVSFFAIDLSYWYASLLSLIVAGLTYGLVSLISYSRFLKKNHLTMKDYRYIRKNLAEARPKIRRMQKALFSIHHLTFIKDNMDLVRVVRKIYRVTKKEPKRFYQGSQFYFSHLDSAVELTEKYALLSSQPTKNKEMELVLKETRHALKDIQAKIEQDLYDILSDDLEQLQFEVDFAKHKKGLDYHE; encoded by the coding sequence ATGTATAAATTACTAACGGTAGTCATCGGCATATTCATCGCTGTTCCGGTCATGATTACCACATGGTTCGTTAGTTTTTTTGCTATAGATTTGTCCTATTGGTACGCCTCTTTACTATCATTGATAGTGGCAGGTCTTACCTATGGACTGGTTTCGCTTATCAGTTATTCCCGTTTTCTCAAAAAGAATCATTTAACGATGAAGGATTATCGCTACATTCGCAAAAATCTGGCGGAGGCTCGTCCAAAAATACGCCGCATGCAAAAAGCCCTGTTCTCCATACACCATCTTACTTTCATTAAAGACAACATGGACCTGGTACGAGTCGTCAGGAAGATTTATCGCGTGACAAAGAAAGAGCCAAAACGTTTCTATCAAGGCAGTCAGTTCTATTTTTCACATCTAGATTCAGCAGTAGAGTTAACGGAAAAATATGCCCTGCTCTCATCACAGCCAACGAAAAACAAAGAGATGGAACTAGTGCTAAAAGAAACACGTCATGCATTAAAAGATATCCAGGCAAAAATTGAACAGGATCTCTATGACATTCTCTCCGACGATTTGGAGCAGCTACAATTCGAGGTAGATTTTGCAAAACATAAGAAAGGGTTGGATTACCATGAATAA
- a CDS encoding PhnE/PtxC family ABC transporter permease: MIMRSNNQIPIKQGGSSKAIITVTALLAASIFSIYYLELSFIDMVMGLPNFLMFFFQKFFPANLENFREYIPLVIDTLGYAVIATYISSLVAFVLGILISEHTNKFKALRVFVRGFISILRNIPFIIWGHYWFISLELVALSASSP, translated from the coding sequence ATGATAATGCGATCAAATAATCAAATCCCAATAAAGCAAGGTGGTTCCAGCAAAGCTATCATAACGGTAACGGCTTTGTTGGCAGCCAGTATTTTTAGTATCTACTATTTAGAATTGAGTTTTATTGACATGGTAATGGGGTTGCCCAACTTTCTGATGTTCTTCTTTCAAAAATTCTTTCCTGCAAATTTGGAGAATTTCAGAGAATATATTCCGTTAGTGATTGACACGTTGGGATATGCCGTGATTGCAACCTATATTTCATCTCTCGTTGCCTTTGTGTTAGGCATCTTAATCTCGGAACATACGAATAAATTTAAAGCCTTACGCGTATTTGTCCGTGGCTTCATTTCGATCTTAAGAAATATTCCTTTTATTATCTGGGGGCATTACTGGTTTATATCTTTGGAATTGGTGGCATTGTCGGCGTCATCGCCTTAA
- a CDS encoding tyrosine-protein phosphatase, translated as MIKNPALNWVRLPLESIDNCRELGGYNTAYGQQTKWHELLRSSDMSKLTEEDIMFLKEYGVKTVIDLRGEDEIQEKPNVLAKEAFCHYYNFPFITEQVSNIIYSSEKRFMGDFYIELLEENKVLQDIFHLIAHAEEGTIIFHCAGGKDRTGILAMMLLSLAGVEKKDIISNYEVSYTNLKTMHTEEDLPEGIPVDYMYSKGEYMEKAYEYLTATYESVEQYLLAKGVEQEVITLVKNRLVDQDSVVTV; from the coding sequence ATGATAAAAAATCCAGCATTAAATTGGGTTCGTTTGCCGTTAGAGAGCATCGACAATTGCCGCGAGTTAGGTGGCTATAATACAGCGTATGGTCAGCAGACAAAATGGCACGAATTATTACGATCCAGTGATATGAGTAAGTTAACAGAAGAGGATATCATGTTTTTAAAAGAATACGGTGTGAAGACGGTCATCGATTTACGCGGTGAAGATGAAATTCAGGAAAAACCGAATGTGTTAGCGAAGGAAGCGTTTTGCCACTATTACAATTTTCCGTTTATCACAGAGCAGGTTTCTAATATTATTTATTCTAGTGAAAAGCGATTCATGGGAGACTTTTATATTGAATTACTGGAAGAGAATAAAGTGCTCCAGGACATATTCCATCTTATTGCCCATGCTGAGGAAGGAACTATCATTTTTCATTGTGCAGGTGGTAAAGACCGAACTGGTATCCTGGCCATGATGCTTCTGAGCTTAGCTGGTGTGGAAAAAAAGGATATCATATCAAATTACGAAGTGAGTTATACCAATTTAAAGACCATGCACACGGAAGAAGATCTTCCAGAAGGCATTCCGGTAGATTATATGTACTCGAAAGGGGAGTACATGGAGAAGGCGTATGAGTATCTTACAGCTACATATGAATCGGTTGAACAATACTTATTAGCTAAAGGTGTGGAGCAGGAAGTCATTACACTGGTGAAGAATCGGTTGGTTGATCAGGATTCAGTTGTGACTGTATAA
- a CDS encoding PhnE/PtxC family ABC transporter permease, which translates to MCPWLHFDLKKYSFYYLGALLVYIFGIGGIVGVIALILVTVGFLGKSYAESIDEISGDKLEALQANGASYFQILFHGVIPQFVPAWINWTLFSFEINVRASTVIGLVGAGGIGVLIDTNINLFNYGEALTIITVIVCIILITEYVTNSIRSRIA; encoded by the coding sequence ATTTGTCCGTGGCTTCATTTCGATCTTAAGAAATATTCCTTTTATTATCTGGGGGCATTACTGGTTTATATCTTTGGAATTGGTGGCATTGTCGGCGTCATCGCCTTAATTCTCGTAACAGTTGGTTTTCTTGGCAAAAGCTATGCAGAATCCATTGATGAAATTTCCGGAGATAAGCTGGAAGCACTGCAGGCGAATGGTGCGTCGTATTTTCAAATATTATTTCATGGCGTGATCCCGCAGTTTGTGCCTGCTTGGATAAACTGGACTTTATTTTCATTTGAAATAAACGTTCGTGCATCGACTGTCATTGGTCTAGTAGGTGCCGGCGGTATCGGTGTCTTAATTGATACCAATATTAATTTATTTAATTATGGTGAAGCGTTGACAATCATTACGGTCATTGTTTGCATTATTTTAATAACAGAATACGTGACAAATTCGATTCGCAGTCGAATTGCATAA
- a CDS encoding helix-turn-helix domain-containing protein: protein MNRQVLLPTLKKHAYMILPESVGSYQMAGDHQVYREAGSLDNFSIHVVLAGTGFVEMNGKQYTLQKGDSFLYFPQQEQTYFSSSDDPWSVRWVHFYGSTLTHFLSEIGFGRFTLWRLPDLARLVKEHELLLQEAEENSFLRLSQLSTLTYSFLSCFTNHAVPRESKSNQEIDLRIQSLLPKMQERAPEPFDLEYWAAETGVSTYYFCRLFKRVTKMTPVTFVTLCRLQWSKQLLLEEKNLTVKEIAERSGYLNPSYFNKLFLENEGMTPTKYRQMYV from the coding sequence ATGAATCGTCAAGTGCTATTACCAACGTTAAAAAAACATGCCTATATGATCCTTCCGGAATCAGTCGGTTCCTATCAGATGGCCGGGGATCATCAGGTCTATCGTGAGGCAGGGTCGTTAGATAATTTTAGTATACATGTCGTCTTAGCTGGGACTGGTTTTGTAGAAATGAATGGCAAGCAATATACGTTGCAAAAAGGGGATTCCTTTCTTTATTTCCCGCAACAGGAACAAACTTATTTTAGCAGTTCGGATGATCCGTGGAGTGTGAGATGGGTTCACTTTTATGGAAGTACGTTAACTCACTTTTTGTCTGAGATTGGCTTTGGCCGATTTACCTTGTGGCGATTACCGGATTTGGCGAGGTTGGTGAAGGAACATGAGTTATTATTACAGGAAGCCGAGGAGAACAGCTTTTTGAGATTATCACAATTATCTACCCTTACGTATTCTTTCTTATCCTGTTTTACTAACCATGCCGTTCCGAGAGAATCGAAATCAAATCAGGAAATAGATTTGCGGATCCAATCCCTTTTACCAAAAATGCAAGAGAGAGCACCAGAACCATTCGATCTGGAATACTGGGCGGCAGAAACGGGGGTAAGCACGTACTATTTTTGCCGGCTGTTCAAACGTGTCACCAAGATGACGCCGGTGACTTTTGTTACGTTATGTCGTTTGCAATGGAGTAAACAATTACTGCTGGAAGAAAAAAATCTCACAGTGAAAGAAATCGCCGAAAGATCTGGCTATCTTAATCCAAGCTATTTTAATAAGCTGTTTCTGGAGAATGAGGGCATGACGCCGACGAAGTATCGGCAGATGTATGTGTAA
- the treC gene encoding alpha,alpha-phosphotrehalase, which yields MSKQWWKKSVVYQIYPKSFRDTTGNGTGDIQGIIEKLDYLRKLGVDVIWLTPVYASPQNDNGYDISDYFSIHPEYGTIQDFEALLEATHQRGMKLIMDIVVNHTSTEHDWFKQSQSSPDNLYRDFYIWKNGEADGPPTNWQSKFGGSAWQWDQATEQYYLHLFDVTQADLNWENEQVRREVYQMMNFWLDKGVDGFRLDVINLISKDQLFPNDDAGDGRKFYTDGPRVHEFLHEMNQQVFKGRQTITVGEMSSTTLEDCIDYSNPAREELDMTFNFHHLKVDYPNGEKWTKADFDFLELKQILSKWQLGMQQGGGWNALFWCNHDQPRVVSRFGDDGEFHEESAKMLATTIHLMQGTPYIYQGEELGMINPKLATIDQYRDVESLNMYDMKKAEGMSEKKIIEILQEKSRDNSRSPMQWNSGAHAGFTPGTPWINVADNYPDINAEQAIADSDSIFYHYQQLIALRKEYQVITDGTYQLLLPEHLAIFAYVRENDEEWMLVVNNFYDERVLFTLPDDIDRFDGSGEVILANYPMEDRAVHHRELLPYESFVYYQKKK from the coding sequence ATGAGTAAACAATGGTGGAAGAAATCTGTTGTATACCAGATCTATCCGAAAAGTTTCCGGGATACAACAGGAAATGGCACAGGAGATATTCAAGGGATTATTGAAAAATTAGATTACTTACGCAAGTTGGGTGTGGATGTGATCTGGCTGACACCTGTCTATGCATCACCACAGAACGATAATGGCTATGATATCTCTGACTATTTTTCCATCCATCCTGAATACGGAACGATTCAAGATTTTGAAGCGTTACTGGAAGCAACGCATCAGCGTGGCATGAAATTAATCATGGATATTGTAGTAAACCATACATCAACCGAGCATGACTGGTTTAAACAATCACAATCATCGCCGGACAATCTGTATCGTGATTTTTATATTTGGAAAAATGGCGAAGCAGATGGACCGCCAACCAACTGGCAATCAAAGTTCGGCGGGTCTGCATGGCAATGGGATCAAGCGACAGAGCAATATTATCTCCACTTATTTGATGTCACACAAGCAGATCTCAATTGGGAAAATGAACAGGTTCGGCGTGAAGTCTATCAAATGATGAATTTCTGGTTAGATAAAGGCGTGGATGGCTTCCGGTTAGATGTTATCAATCTTATTTCCAAAGATCAGCTCTTTCCGAATGACGATGCAGGAGATGGCCGTAAATTTTATACAGATGGGCCGAGAGTGCATGAATTTTTGCATGAGATGAATCAGCAAGTCTTCAAAGGTCGCCAAACGATTACGGTTGGAGAAATGTCATCGACTACTTTAGAGGACTGTATCGATTATTCCAATCCTGCGCGTGAAGAATTGGATATGACGTTTAACTTCCATCATTTAAAAGTGGACTATCCGAATGGCGAGAAATGGACGAAAGCTGATTTTGATTTTCTCGAATTAAAGCAAATCTTATCAAAATGGCAGCTCGGCATGCAGCAAGGCGGTGGCTGGAACGCACTGTTCTGGTGTAACCATGATCAGCCTCGTGTCGTTTCGCGGTTTGGAGATGATGGGGAATTTCATGAGGAATCGGCCAAAATGCTCGCCACCACCATTCACTTGATGCAAGGGACGCCTTATATTTATCAAGGGGAAGAATTGGGAATGATCAATCCTAAGCTTGCAACCATTGATCAATATCGAGATGTTGAATCATTGAATATGTATGACATGAAAAAAGCAGAAGGTATGTCGGAAAAGAAAATAATCGAGATCTTACAGGAGAAATCGCGGGACAATTCGAGATCACCGATGCAGTGGAATAGTGGTGCACACGCGGGATTTACGCCTGGCACACCATGGATTAACGTAGCTGACAATTATCCTGACATTAACGCGGAACAAGCGATAGCTGACAGTGATTCTATATTTTATCATTATCAACAACTCATCGCACTAAGAAAAGAGTACCAGGTCATCACAGATGGTACTTATCAGTTACTGTTACCTGAACACCTTGCAATTTTTGCCTATGTGAGAGAAAATGATGAGGAATGGATGCTTGTCGTCAATAATTTTTATGACGAGCGTGTCCTTTTTACATTACCGGATGACATAGACAGATTTGACGGATCAGGTGAAGTGATACTAGCTAATTATCCGATGGAAGATCGTGCAGTTCATCATAGAGAGCTTCTGCCATATGAGTCATTCGTCTATTATCAAAAGAAGAAATAA
- the phnC gene encoding phosphonate ABC transporter ATP-binding protein, translating into MEAILSIRDLVKVYGKETRALNGISLDFYPGEFIVVIGPSGAGKSTFIRCINRLVDPTAGDIVFDSQHMEKLSGRKLRDQRSKIGMIFQHYNLVSRTNVIKNVLHGQLSNTPLYKSLLGLYSQQDKQEAVELLKKVGLEDQMYKRADALSGGQMQRVGICRALLQRPKILLADEPIASLDPVSANIVMQQLHSISIEKQLTCVVNLHQVDYAKRYASRIIGIKKGEVVFDGSPSHLTDSIVRDIYEGKESQMTLQNKGGAASAFVNEDRQVSGAEQ; encoded by the coding sequence ATGGAAGCAATATTATCTATACGAGATTTAGTTAAAGTATATGGAAAAGAAACGCGCGCGCTGAACGGTATTTCACTTGATTTTTATCCTGGTGAGTTTATCGTGGTGATCGGCCCATCAGGAGCGGGGAAATCCACTTTTATTCGTTGTATCAACCGTCTTGTCGATCCAACGGCAGGTGATATCGTATTTGACAGTCAGCATATGGAGAAATTAAGCGGACGTAAATTACGAGACCAACGTTCCAAGATCGGTATGATTTTTCAACATTATAATCTAGTCAGCCGGACTAATGTGATTAAAAATGTGCTGCATGGACAATTAAGTAATACTCCTTTATATAAGAGTTTACTAGGTTTGTACAGCCAGCAAGATAAACAGGAAGCAGTCGAGCTGTTGAAAAAAGTTGGCCTCGAAGATCAAATGTATAAACGAGCGGATGCCTTATCCGGTGGTCAGATGCAGCGCGTCGGTATTTGCAGGGCATTGCTGCAACGACCGAAAATTTTACTAGCGGATGAACCGATTGCTTCTCTTGATCCGGTATCTGCCAATATTGTCATGCAGCAACTCCACAGCATTTCGATTGAAAAGCAATTAACGTGTGTCGTCAACCTTCACCAGGTGGATTATGCCAAGCGATACGCGTCTCGAATAATCGGAATTAAAAAAGGGGAAGTCGTATTTGATGGCTCACCGTCCCATTTAACAGATTCGATTGTACGAGATATTTATGAAGGGAAAGAATCGCAAATGACGCTGCAAAATAAAGGTGGAGCAGCCTCTGCGTTTGTGAATGAAGACAGACAAGTGAGTGGAGCAGAACAATGA
- a CDS encoding PhnE/PtxC family ABC transporter permease: MERIRVTSKGSAVKSILIAFIMVTVFIGSIKLVNLDVQKFFERLENVPAVIGRMMVIDLSVIPDALLACVTSLSLAFLTLIVSVIIAMLLSFLAARNITPSNYLANFIKAFFAVIRSVPGLVWGLMVIASLGFGYTSGFIAMLLSSIGYLIKLFTGSIEEVGTDIVEAMRSTGASWFNIVFHGLIPLCITSFFGWITVRFEGDVAESIGLGIIGVGGIGLLLTKAIGAYDYAQTTTILIVICLLMLVLEFSMTKLKTMVKYGESR; this comes from the coding sequence ATGGAGCGTATACGAGTAACTTCAAAAGGGAGTGCCGTCAAATCAATACTTATTGCATTTATTATGGTCACCGTGTTTATTGGCTCGATCAAGCTCGTTAACTTAGATGTTCAGAAATTTTTTGAAAGACTGGAAAACGTACCAGCTGTCATTGGCAGAATGATGGTGATTGATTTGAGTGTTATCCCAGATGCCTTATTAGCATGTGTCACCAGTTTATCACTAGCTTTCCTAACGTTAATTGTTTCGGTGATTATTGCGATGCTGTTGAGCTTTTTGGCAGCAAGAAACATTACGCCAAGCAACTATCTGGCCAATTTTATTAAAGCCTTTTTCGCCGTGATCCGTTCGGTTCCCGGTCTTGTATGGGGTCTGATGGTCATTGCCAGCCTCGGCTTTGGCTATACGTCAGGATTCATTGCGATGTTATTATCTTCGATCGGTTATCTTATCAAACTGTTTACCGGAAGTATTGAGGAAGTCGGTACCGACATTGTCGAAGCAATGCGATCAACAGGTGCGTCCTGGTTTAATATTGTTTTTCACGGCTTAATTCCACTTTGTATTACGTCTTTCTTCGGCTGGATTACCGTCCGTTTTGAAGGGGATGTGGCGGAGTCCATCGGTTTAGGGATTATCGGTGTAGGTGGTATTGGACTGCTTTTAACAAAAGCGATTGGTGCCTATGATTACGCCCAAACGACGACGATTTTAATTGTTATCTGTCTACTGATGTTAGTGTTGGAATTTTCGATGACAAAGCTTAAGACAATGGTGAAGTATGGAGAAAGTAGATAA
- a CDS encoding phosphate/phosphite/phosphonate ABC transporter substrate-binding protein codes for MKSLLGKIILPLLFVFVLAACGNAEGATTAEAESGNSEWPETITLVQMPDENNPTEAATMHTSLKEHLTEELGIEVKEFDGGSYAVGIEAMAAGNLDVMLASPMSYYQAKQKAGAELLVTPVVPGGSEYYTDFVTQADNDDINSLEDLKGTNFAFVNAASSSGYLYPKATLVQELDLDPDKIEQSGYFFENVVFSEGHPNSLMGVAMGDYEAAAVAHQVMAMMGESDSFNPDDIKVIGRTANIPDASYIVRGDLPEDFKKALQEAFVSFENEEYFEALHGDAGTRFEATKTDYYDPAIEMLDTINALEDVQE; via the coding sequence ATGAAAAGTTTGTTAGGAAAAATAATTTTGCCGCTTTTATTCGTATTCGTTTTAGCAGCATGTGGAAACGCAGAGGGCGCAACAACTGCAGAAGCAGAGTCTGGAAATAGTGAATGGCCAGAGACGATTACTTTGGTTCAGATGCCTGATGAAAATAATCCAACAGAAGCTGCAACCATGCATACTTCTTTAAAAGAACATCTTACCGAAGAACTAGGGATTGAAGTCAAGGAATTTGACGGAGGAAGCTATGCAGTCGGAATAGAAGCAATGGCTGCTGGAAATCTTGATGTCATGCTGGCAAGCCCAATGAGCTACTATCAGGCCAAACAAAAGGCAGGCGCAGAATTATTAGTTACACCTGTCGTGCCAGGCGGGTCCGAGTATTACACTGATTTTGTTACACAAGCAGACAATGATGATATTAATAGTTTAGAAGATTTAAAGGGAACTAACTTTGCTTTTGTTAATGCTGCTTCTTCTTCTGGATATCTTTATCCGAAGGCTACGCTGGTACAAGAATTGGATTTAGATCCGGACAAAATCGAACAATCCGGCTACTTCTTTGAAAATGTCGTGTTTTCTGAGGGACATCCAAATAGTTTGATGGGTGTGGCAATGGGAGATTACGAGGCAGCAGCCGTAGCACACCAGGTTATGGCGATGATGGGTGAATCAGATAGTTTTAATCCAGATGATATCAAAGTGATTGGCCGTACAGCTAATATTCCGGACGCTTCTTATATTGTTCGTGGTGATTTACCGGAAGATTTCAAAAAAGCATTACAGGAAGCCTTTGTATCTTTTGAAAATGAAGAATACTTTGAGGCACTTCATGGAGATGCGGGAACTCGATTCGAAGCAACGAAAACTGATTATTATGATCCGGCCATTGAAATGTTAGATACCATTAATGCGTTAGAGGATGTGCAGGAATAA
- the treP gene encoding PTS system trehalose-specific EIIBC component has protein sequence MSKYKQQAEKLLEKVGGSDNISVVTHCATRMRFVLNDTDKADVEAIEEIDLVKGTFTSGGQFQVIIGNEVATFYNEFTKVAGVGDSSKDEAKQAAKQNMNFLQRMVSHLAEIFTPIIPALVVGGLILGFRNVIGEIGMVNGGTQTLAETSQFWNGVYDFLWLIGEAIFHFLPVAITWAISRKMGTTQVLGIVLGITLVSPQLLNAYSVAGADSVPQWDFGFVQIDMIGYQAQIIPAILAGFVLAYLEIWLRKVIPSVVSMIFVPFFALIPAVLVAHVVLGPIGWEIGSWISTIVYSGLTSGFGWLFAAIFGFAYAPLVITGLHHMTNAIDLQLMSDFDGTILWPMIALSNIAQGSAVVAMIYLNRKDKQEQQVSVPAAISCYLGVTEPALYGINLKYLFPFFAGITGSAIAAVISVGSGVMANSIGVGGIPGVLSIQVADIVMFCVAMIVAIVVPFILTVILARTKIGKDAYERLGKR, from the coding sequence ATGAGTAAATATAAACAGCAGGCCGAGAAGCTGCTCGAAAAAGTAGGCGGCAGTGACAACATCTCCGTTGTGACGCATTGTGCGACGCGGATGCGTTTTGTATTGAATGATACAGACAAAGCAGATGTGGAAGCGATTGAAGAGATTGATCTTGTTAAAGGTACCTTTACATCTGGCGGACAGTTTCAAGTCATTATCGGGAATGAGGTTGCAACGTTTTATAATGAATTTACTAAAGTTGCCGGTGTGGGGGACAGCTCAAAGGATGAAGCAAAACAAGCAGCGAAGCAGAACATGAATTTCCTGCAGCGGATGGTTTCCCATCTTGCGGAGATCTTCACCCCAATTATTCCTGCATTAGTTGTTGGGGGTCTGATTCTCGGGTTTCGTAATGTAATTGGTGAGATTGGCATGGTCAATGGTGGAACACAGACTTTAGCAGAAACGTCTCAATTCTGGAATGGTGTTTATGACTTTCTCTGGTTAATTGGGGAAGCGATCTTCCACTTCTTACCGGTTGCGATTACGTGGGCAATCTCAAGAAAAATGGGAACGACACAAGTACTCGGTATTGTCTTAGGTATTACGTTAGTTTCACCGCAATTATTAAATGCTTATAGTGTAGCAGGAGCCGATTCGGTTCCGCAGTGGGATTTCGGTTTTGTCCAAATTGATATGATTGGTTATCAGGCACAGATTATTCCTGCGATCCTAGCCGGATTTGTTTTAGCTTATTTAGAAATTTGGTTACGAAAAGTGATTCCAAGTGTCGTATCGATGATATTTGTTCCATTTTTTGCATTGATTCCTGCCGTACTAGTTGCACATGTTGTGTTAGGACCAATCGGCTGGGAGATCGGTTCCTGGATCTCAACTATTGTCTATTCTGGATTAACATCAGGTTTTGGCTGGTTGTTTGCTGCGATATTCGGCTTTGCCTACGCGCCTCTGGTCATTACCGGACTGCATCATATGACCAATGCGATTGATTTACAGCTGATGAGTGACTTCGACGGTACGATATTATGGCCGATGATCGCGCTATCCAATATTGCGCAAGGATCTGCAGTTGTGGCTATGATTTATTTGAATCGCAAAGACAAGCAAGAACAGCAAGTGTCTGTACCTGCCGCGATTTCCTGTTATTTAGGTGTAACAGAACCTGCATTATATGGGATTAACTTAAAATACCTTTTCCCCTTTTTCGCGGGAATTACCGGTTCAGCGATCGCTGCCGTTATATCGGTCGGATCAGGTGTTATGGCTAATTCGATCGGTGTAGGTGGTATCCCAGGCGTGCTGTCGATCCAAGTCGCAGATATAGTGATGTTCTGTGTTGCGATGATTGTAGCAATTGTGGTTCCGTTTATATTGACAGTAATCCTCGCAAGAACCAAGATTGGTAAGGATGCGTATGAACGACTAGGAAAAAGATAA